The nucleotide window CTTCCCATCCGAAAAGGCCAGTGCGGCCGCGTCAGTCCAGATCCTCCAGCGCCAGCTCCGCTTGCTCACGGTAGAGGGGCACCACTTCCACGGCGAGCAGGTCCTCCAGCAGCTTCCTCGCCCCAGCCTTGTTGCCTGCCAGCCGGAGTCTCCTGGCCGCCGGCAAGGTGAGCATCATCCGCTGGGATCCGGTGCGAATGCGCACGCGGACTTCGCCGAGCAGCGCGGTGGCGGCCTCCACGTCTTGAATGGCGGAGTGGGCAGCGGCCTCTGGAATTGCCACCTGTTGGGCCGTGCGCAGGAGCAACTCGCGGACGTCTGGTGTGAGCGTCAACGCCTCGCCTGCCTCAACGCGGGCGAAGAGCGCTCGCACGTCGTCCCAGTCGGTGTCCTCGGACATGCTCAGTTGCCCTTCTTTGGCCGTCGGCATTTGTTCGCCGGCCATTCTTTTTGCCCCTGGCAGGAGCGGAAGCAGTCATGGCAGGAACCGAGCCATTTTTCCTCCTGACACAGCACGTATGTGTCGATGCAGGCCTGCTTCCAATCTGGCATGTCGTCCTCGGCCAGGTCCGATGCCGCTTTTAGCGCGCGCAGGAGCCCGGCTGCCTCGAATTTCGTGAGGCCACAGCGCTCCGGTGAGCCCGGGTGCGTCTTCACGCAGCAGCTCACCGTGGAGTCCCTGGGGGTGCACTGCGCCTGCGCCAGGGACGCCGGAGCGCGGCCGGTTTGGGCGTGCGCTGTCCCGCTACGTCCCGCTGCCGCCAGGACGAGGCCGAGGACCACCAGCAGGCCCCATGAACGGATTCTCAACCTGTTCATGCATGACATTTTATCCGGCTTCGTGCGGGCGGCGCATCCTTCTTGAGAGGGAGGCCCGGGCCGCACATGCAGGCCGGCCCCAAGGGCGACTCCTACGACGAGAAGAAGCAGAGGCGGTAGCGGCGCAGTGGGCATGCGCCGACGTGAGTCCTGGGAAATCGGTCAGGTCATCCCCCGAGCAGATCATGCTGCGAGGAATGGCCCGAGCACGCCCCGCAGTCAGGTCCGGGCCTGCCAGGTCAGCCACTCCCCTGGACGCGCCAACTCCACGTTCACCTTCCGCTTGCGCGCAGAGGCCAGGAGCAGCGCTTCCGCGTCTGGAACCTCCTGGTAGTCATCAGAGGCGGCGACGCCATAGTGGATGGGTACGAGCAGACGTGCTCCCAACACCACGGCTGCGGCCACCGCCTGCTCGGGCGTCAGGACGGCATGCACGTCGCTCACGGGCTTCCGCCAGCCGAAGCGCGCCCCATTGATGGGCAGAAATGCCGCATCGAAGGGGCCGAACTGACGCCCGATGCGCCACCAGGACCCGTGCCATAGCGTGTCGCCGCAGTGGATGACGCGACGGCCTCCGCCAGAGACGATCCACGAAACCTGGGGATCCCCATAGCCGTCCGCCGCAGGGACGGCGGTGGCGGTGAAGTCATTGAGCAGGATGGGTTCGTAGAGCGGAGCGGGCCGCACACGGAAGCCCAACGCGGCGGCTGCCACGGCCATGTCCGGGGCGCACACCAGCGTCCCGGTGTCCCCTAACGCCTGACGGACGGCCACCGGGTCGAAGTGGTCGGGATGGCGATGCGTCACCAGGACGAAGCGGCTCCCGCTCTTCACGTCCATCGGGACGAGCGGGTCCTTCAGCGCGGCCCCCCACACGGTGGGGTCGATCAACGGGTCCAGGAAGAGCGTGTCCTGTCCGAGTCGCAGCCGCACTCCGGCCCAGGCCAGCCGCTGGGCACGAAGCGCGGCGCTGTCGACAGGCTTCGTCGCGCGGCTCGTGCCAGGGGGGAGCAGGACCGCACCCGCCGAGAGCGCAGCC belongs to Corallococcus soli and includes:
- a CDS encoding DUSAM domain-containing protein, giving the protein MAGEQMPTAKEGQLSMSEDTDWDDVRALFARVEAGEALTLTPDVRELLLRTAQQVAIPEAAAHSAIQDVEAATALLGEVRVRIRTGSQRMMLTLPAARRLRLAGNKAGARKLLEDLLAVEVVPLYREQAELALEDLD
- a CDS encoding MBL fold metallo-hydrolase, encoding MRLRLGQDTLFLDPLIDPTVWGAALKDPLVPMDVKSGSRFVLVTHRHPDHFDPVAVRQALGDTGTLVCAPDMAVAAAALGFRVRPAPLYEPILLNDFTATAVPAADGYGDPQVSWIVSGGGRRVIHCGDTLWHGSWWRIGRQFGPFDAAFLPINGARFGWRKPVSDVHAVLTPEQAVAAAVVLGARLLVPIHYGVAASDDYQEVPDAEALLLASARKRKVNVELARPGEWLTWQART